From the Streptomyces syringium genome, one window contains:
- a CDS encoding SDR family NAD(P)-dependent oxidoreductase — MPLTAYDLTGRTALVTGAASGIGRATALLLAEAGASVHCADLDEKGARRTAARITEGGGRARAHVLDVADPARVAAAVAETVRADGRLDVMATIAGVMHRGSVLDTCDAELDRILAVNFKGMLYGCREAARAMISLGTGGSIVTMASGAIDTGAPGLFAYSASKAAVVQLTRTLATEVGRYGIRVNAVAPGWVRTPMTERHSDAEQAQAEGPMIRLSPLGRVGEPEDIAHTVLHLASDAASFTTGQILRPNGGVAMPW, encoded by the coding sequence ATGCCCCTCACGGCGTACGACCTCACCGGCCGCACCGCCCTCGTCACGGGAGCCGCGAGCGGCATCGGCCGTGCGACGGCGCTCCTCCTCGCGGAGGCCGGGGCCTCGGTGCACTGCGCCGACCTGGACGAGAAGGGCGCACGGCGCACAGCCGCCCGGATCACCGAGGGCGGCGGCAGGGCTCGCGCCCATGTGCTCGACGTCGCCGACCCCGCCCGGGTCGCGGCCGCGGTCGCGGAGACGGTCCGGGCCGACGGCCGGCTCGATGTCATGGCCACCATCGCGGGTGTCATGCACCGCGGCAGCGTCCTGGACACCTGTGACGCGGAGCTGGACCGGATACTGGCGGTCAATTTCAAGGGCATGCTCTACGGCTGCCGGGAGGCGGCCCGGGCGATGATCTCCCTCGGTACCGGGGGCAGCATCGTCACCATGGCTTCCGGGGCCATCGACACCGGCGCTCCGGGGCTCTTCGCCTACAGCGCGTCCAAGGCCGCGGTCGTCCAGCTGACCAGGACCCTCGCCACCGAGGTCGGCCGGTACGGCATCCGCGTCAACGCGGTCGCCCCCGGCTGGGTCCGCACGCCCATGACCGAGCGGCACAGCGATGCGGAACAGGCCCAGGCCGAAGGCCCCATGATCCGGCTGTCCCCCTTGGGCCGAGTGGGTGAACCCGAGGACATCGCGCACACGGTCCTGCATCTGGCCTCGGACGCCGCATCGTTCACGACCGGCCAGATCCTGCGCCCCAACGGCGGGGTGGCCATGCCCTGGTGA
- a CDS encoding DNA-formamidopyrimidine glycosylase family protein encodes MPEGDTVWRTARILHRALAGEPLVRSDLRVPQLATADLTGRRVTEVVPRGKHLLTRVEGGLTLHSHLGMDGAWRIYDPGERWHGGPQHQIRAVLANAAHSAVGYRLPALDLLRTADESTVVGHLGPDLLAPGWSRDDQEEAVRRLLADPARSVGEAVLDQRNLAGVGNVYKSELCFMLRLSPWLPVAELPSAERLVALARKLLDVNKARSARITTADQRLDHRLWVYGRAGRPCRRCGTPVRAADQGPAGQERPTYWCPRCQPGPEPSPVH; translated from the coding sequence ATGCCCGAAGGAGACACCGTCTGGCGCACCGCTCGGATTCTCCACCGCGCCCTGGCCGGCGAGCCCCTCGTGCGGTCCGATCTGCGCGTCCCCCAGCTCGCCACCGCCGATCTCACCGGCCGCCGAGTCACCGAGGTCGTCCCGCGCGGCAAGCATCTCCTCACCCGCGTCGAGGGCGGCCTCACCCTCCACTCGCACCTCGGCATGGACGGCGCCTGGCGGATCTACGACCCCGGCGAGCGCTGGCACGGCGGCCCGCAGCACCAGATCCGCGCCGTCCTCGCCAACGCGGCGCACTCCGCCGTCGGTTACCGGCTGCCCGCCCTGGATCTGCTGCGCACCGCCGACGAATCCACCGTCGTCGGCCATCTCGGCCCCGACCTCCTCGCCCCCGGCTGGAGCCGGGACGATCAGGAGGAAGCGGTCCGCCGTCTGCTCGCTGACCCGGCCCGCAGCGTGGGTGAGGCCGTGCTCGACCAACGCAACCTCGCCGGCGTGGGCAATGTCTACAAGTCGGAGCTGTGCTTCATGCTCCGTCTCTCCCCCTGGCTGCCGGTGGCCGAACTCCCCTCGGCCGAGCGCCTGGTGGCCCTGGCCAGAAAGCTTCTCGACGTCAACAAGGCCCGTAGCGCCCGCATCACCACGGCCGACCAGCGCCTCGACCACCGGCTGTGGGTGTACGGGCGGGCCGGCCGGCCCTGCCGCCGCTGCGGCACCCCGGTCCGCGCGGCCGACCAGGGCCCGGCGGGCCAGGAGCGCCCCACGTACTGGTGCCCCCGCTGCCAGCCCGGCCCCGAGCCCAGCCCGGTCCACTGA